One Myxococcota bacterium genomic region harbors:
- a CDS encoding PEP-CTERM sorting domain-containing protein, producing MRLRAGIGIGIGIWLASQTATAATIAVGGFSFEGGEAAFADDAFLASGSGVRHTCLAGAAIPAASIGEALSGSDLGRCVNVSGGGDGIVEVRFLDNRIQNAPGSDLVIFEGSGLLPIGTPEPAERFGVSVLGSSGFTEFTDFDPVATGFSTPNDALHLFAVAIDLSAFGIAPGAQVDRIRLHLRDNGAGSKGADITAVGALHSVPVPEPGTGVLVAMGLAALGAKRSIRDGSTRG from the coding sequence ATGCGTCTTCGAGCCGGGATCGGGATCGGGATCGGGATCTGGCTGGCGAGCCAGACCGCCACCGCCGCCACCATCGCCGTGGGCGGCTTCTCCTTCGAGGGCGGCGAGGCCGCCTTCGCGGACGACGCCTTCCTCGCGTCAGGAAGCGGCGTCCGTCACACCTGTCTTGCAGGTGCCGCCATCCCTGCGGCGTCGATCGGCGAGGCGCTCTCGGGGAGCGACCTCGGTCGCTGTGTGAACGTCTCGGGCGGTGGGGACGGGATCGTCGAGGTGCGGTTCCTCGACAACCGCATCCAGAACGCCCCCGGAAGCGACCTGGTGATCTTCGAGGGCTCAGGTCTATTGCCGATCGGAACCCCGGAACCTGCGGAACGCTTCGGTGTGAGCGTGCTCGGATCGAGCGGATTCACCGAGTTCACCGACTTCGATCCGGTTGCCACGGGTTTCTCCACGCCGAACGACGCGCTCCACCTCTTTGCTGTGGCGATCGACCTGAGCGCCTTCGGCATCGCGCCTGGAGCCCAGGTGGACCGCATCCGGCTGCACCTACGCGACAACGGAGCGGGGTCGAAGGGAGCCGACATCACCGCCGTCGGCGCGCTCCACTCGGTACCCGTGCCGGAACCCGGCACGGGGGTCCTCGTCGCGATGGGACTGGCCGCGCTTGGAGCCAAACGGTCGATCCGCGATGGCTCGACGCGAGGCTGA
- a CDS encoding AAA family ATPase has protein sequence MTTKELRGRKRDRTKAQAKAKPGVSWELVERVLQCSAFRVIFLFGPPGIGKTWCAMHQHGNPNGVLAVTLTEDTPAMELRGHYVQNEQGMVWQDGNFVRALRRGATLVVNEASHAAEDVRTFLYPVLESPETAEMTLPTGEVIKPAPGFRCVLTDNLSPEELPEALRSRIQARLHIRKPHPAALARLSPDLRAAAEVGFDLEEERRISLREWLALEEARPLLGLQDAAVAVFGDERGPQLLDALALGEAAD, from the coding sequence ATGACGACGAAGGAGCTGCGCGGTCGCAAGCGCGATCGCACGAAGGCCCAGGCCAAGGCGAAGCCGGGCGTGTCCTGGGAGTTGGTGGAGCGGGTGCTCCAGTGCTCGGCCTTCCGGGTGATTTTCCTGTTCGGTCCGCCCGGAATCGGGAAGACCTGGTGCGCGATGCACCAGCACGGCAACCCCAACGGGGTGCTGGCCGTGACCCTCACCGAAGACACGCCCGCCATGGAGCTGCGCGGGCACTACGTCCAGAACGAACAGGGCATGGTCTGGCAGGACGGGAACTTCGTCCGCGCCCTGCGCCGCGGCGCGACCCTGGTGGTGAACGAGGCGAGCCACGCCGCCGAGGACGTGCGGACCTTCCTCTACCCCGTGCTCGAGTCGCCCGAGACCGCCGAGATGACCCTGCCCACCGGCGAGGTCATCAAGCCCGCCCCGGGCTTCCGCTGCGTGCTCACCGACAACCTGTCGCCCGAAGAGCTGCCCGAGGCCCTGCGCAGCCGGATCCAGGCACGGCTCCACATCCGCAAGCCGCACCCGGCGGCGCTGGCCCGCCTCTCGCCCGACCTGCGCGCGGCGGCCGAGGTGGGCTTCGATCTGGAAGAAGAGCGTCGCATCAGCCTGCGCGAGTGGCTGGCGCTCGAAGAAGCGCGGCCGCTGCTCGGCTTGCAGGACGCGGCCGTCGCCGTCTTCGGCGACGAGCGCGGTCCTCAGCTGTTGGACGCACTGGCCCTCGGCGAAGCCGCCGACTGA
- a CDS encoding PilZ domain-containing protein, with translation MENRRKPRQQRRLSCALLLDGTKHTGILRDVSEVGLFVQTRVKAPVGAELEIVFPREGEREELCVATRVARVDRLAEHFESAGSGGLGLELFESDADLGPLLGEAGFTEAMPQPAPDAQASRPFRVRLKAMQGPGMKTFSIRAPSRQSARSRALARAGRGWKVSEVCEA, from the coding sequence ATGGAGAATCGCCGGAAGCCGCGGCAACAGCGGCGCCTCAGCTGTGCCCTCCTGCTGGACGGCACGAAGCACACGGGCATCCTGCGCGATGTGTCCGAGGTGGGGCTCTTCGTACAGACCCGGGTGAAGGCCCCGGTGGGCGCAGAGCTCGAGATCGTCTTTCCCCGGGAAGGCGAGCGCGAAGAGCTCTGCGTGGCGACTCGTGTCGCGCGCGTCGACCGGCTGGCCGAGCACTTCGAGTCGGCGGGGTCGGGCGGCCTGGGCCTCGAGCTCTTCGAATCCGACGCCGACCTCGGGCCGTTGCTCGGCGAGGCGGGCTTCACCGAAGCGATGCCCCAGCCGGCGCCCGACGCCCAGGCGAGCCGCCCGTTCCGGGTGCGCCTGAAGGCGATGCAAGGCCCGGGCATGAAGACCTTCTCGATCCGCGCGCCCAGCCGACAGAGCGCCCGCTCGCGTGCCCTGGCCCGCGCCGGCCGCGGCTGGAAGGTGAGCGAGGTGTGCGAGGCCTAG